A single Primulina eburnea isolate SZY01 chromosome 11, ASM2296580v1, whole genome shotgun sequence DNA region contains:
- the LOC140805534 gene encoding uncharacterized protein — translation MYHVDEQSAHTYSGIATGPWDHHITAHTEEDYAWGMNTRREWDFTSGGWDHNITGPSGVEVTWGSTRTGQLDLNSWAGEDNTTNVRHFDSSTVDANIRTPITEHMPEQDDIFGDSLHHVMNSDDDLYATSSDEEDEHHVDNANEGTPARVLMSGATMTANIPIAPEQHLREIPQFFNEVYEEQIPDSFGIPSASRTNFYNPERPELGVKMVFKSKGELIASVKDFSVRVLRREYIVVQSSPTIWKVKCKNWSEGGNCGWGLRASFKKSLSYFMITKYCGDHTCMSTEVGIDHHNLDVNMIANTLLGIVRCDPAYEIKYVRESIKEKYGYDISYAKAWRSLKRAVELVYGTWESSVTLLPKYMGALSKYNPGTVVEWKHLRPYDHPHKVLNFVFWAFRPCIDGFRHCRNVISVDGTHMYTKYKHKLLIAVTLDANNQVLPLAFALVDEENYESWH, via the coding sequence ATGTATCACGTCGATGAACAGTCAGCTCATACATACTCTGGGATCGCCACTGGTCCTTGGGATCACCATATCACAGCTCACACTGAAGAAGACTATGCATGGGGGATGAATACAAGACGAGAATGGGATTTTACTTCAGGGGGTTGGGATCATAATATCACGGGTCCATCAGGAGTTGAAGTCACATGGGGTTCTACTAGAACAGGCCAATTGGATTTAAATTCATGGGCTGGTGAGGATAATACCACAAATGTTAGACATTTTGATAGTTCTACTGTGGATGCAAATATTCGAACCCCAATTACAGAACACATGCCTGAGCAAGATGATATATTTGGGGACAGTTTGCATCATGTCATGAATAGCGATGACGATTTGTATGCTACATCAAGTGACGAAGAAGATGAGCATCATGTTGACAATGCAAATGAAGGGACACCGGCGCGTGTGTTAATGTCTGGAGCAACAATGACAGCGAACATTCCTATTGCACCAGAGCAACATTTACGTGAAATTCCCCAATTTTTCAATGAAGTCTATGAAGAACAAATTCCAGATTCATTTGGTATTCCTTCTGCATCACGAACAAACTTTTACAATCCTGAAAGGCCAGAGCTCGGTGTAAAAATGGTTTTTAAGAGCAAAGGTGAGTTAATAGCTTCTGTGAAGGATTTTTCTGTTCGGGTTTTGAGACGTGAATATATCGTTGTCCAAAGTTCTCCGACAATTTGGAAGGTCAAATGCAAGAACTGGTCGGAAGGTGGCAATTGTGGGTGGGGACTTCGAGCATCGTTCAAAAAAAGTTTAAGCTACTTCATGATTACAAAATATTGTGGTGATCACACATGCATGTCTACCGAAGTCGGTATAGATCACCACAACCTTGACGTAAACATGATAGCAAATACACTTTTGGGAATCGTACGTTGTGATCCTGCATACGAAATCAAATATGTGCGAGAAagtattaaagaaaaatatggtTATGATATATCGTATGCTAAGGCATGGCGGAGTTTGAAACGCGCGGTGGAGTTAGTCTATGGCACATGGGAAAGCTCTGTAACGTTGCTTCCTAAATATATGGGAGCTTTGTCGAAGTACAATCCAGGAACTGTTGTAGAATGGAAGCATCTTCGACCGTATGACCATCCACATaaagttttgaactttgtgtttTGGGCATTCAGACCATGTATAGATGGTTTTCGACATTGTCGCAACGTAATCAGTGTAGACGGTACCCATATGTACACCAAATATAAGCACAAACTACTCATAGCAGTAACATTGGATGCTAATAACCAGGTTTTGCCGCTAGCATTTGCGCTTGTTGATGAAGAAAATTATGAGTCTTGGCATTGA
- the LOC140805157 gene encoding uncharacterized protein: MDTVRALLYVGGYIIIEDGRVGYSIPATRPIKISRSTTFSQLVNYVHRKLSIDPSKFCMKLSTKYCYSSSGRYIEEHVYITDDDSLQFMFELPTLDCMYLYVDSSPVLQNVSDYDFDAVMPVITQGLGTVGLNEAGPSMYHVDEQSAHTYSGIATGPWDHHITAHTEEDYAWGMNTRREWDFTSGGWDHNITGPSGVEVAWGSTRTGQLDLNSWAGEDNTTNFRHFDSSTVDANIRTPITEHMPEQDDIFGDSLHHVMNSDDDLYATSSDEEDEHHVDNANEGTPARVLMSGATMTANIPIAPEQHLREIPQFFNEVYEEQIPDSFGIPSASRTNFYNPERPELGVKMVFKSKGELIASVKDFSVRVLRREYIVVQSSPTIWKVKCKNWSEGGNCGWGLRASFKKSLSYFMITKYCGDHTCMSTEVGIDHHNLDVNMIANTLLGIVRCDPAYEIKYVREVLKKNMVMIYRMLRHGGV; this comes from the coding sequence ATGGATACTGTGAGAGCCTTACTTTATGTAGGTGGCTATATCATTATTGAAGATGGTAGGGTTGGATATAGTATCCCCGCGACAAGGCCCATTAAAATCTCTCGGTCTACTACATTTTCTCAATTGGTGAATTATGTGCATCGCAAGCTGTCTATCGACCCATCAAAATTCTGCATGAAGTTGTCAACGAAATATTGTTATAGCTCGTCGGGTCGTTACATTGAAGAGCATGTCTATATCACAGATGATGATAGTCTACAATTTATGTTTGAGTTGCCGACACTAGATTGCATGTACTTGTATGTTGATTCATCGCCAGTGTTACAGAACGTAAGTGATTACGATTTTGATGCAGTCATGCCAGTAATAACGCAAGGTTTGGGAACAGTAGGTTTGAATGAAGCAGGACCTTCTATGTATCACGTCGATGAACAGTCAGCTCATACATACTCTGGGATCGCCACTGGTCCTTGGGATCACCATATCACAGCTCACACTGAAGAAGACTATGCATGGGGGATGAATACAAGACGAGAATGGGATTTTACTTCAGGGGGTTGGGATCATAATATCACGGGTCCATCAGGAGTTGAAGTCGCATGGGGTTCTACTAGAACAGGCCAATTGGATTTAAATTCATGGGCTGGTGAGGATAATACCACAAATTTTAGACATTTTGATAGTTCTACTGTGGATGCAAATATTCGAACCCCAATTACAGAACACATGCCTGAGCAAGATGATATATTTGGGGACAGTTTGCATCATGTCATGAATAGCGATGACGATTTGTATGCTACATCAAGTGACGAAGAAGATGAGCATCATGTTGACAATGCAAATGAAGGGACACCGGCGCGTGTGTTAATGTCTGGAGCAACAATGACAGCGAACATTCCTATTGCACCAGAGCAACATTTACGTGAAATTCCCCAATTTTTCAATGAAGTCTATGAAGAACAAATTCCAGATTCATTTGGTATTCCTTCTGCATCACGAACAAACTTTTACAATCCTGAAAGGCCAGAGCTCGGTGTAAAAATGGTTTTTAAGAGCAAAGGTGAGTTAATAGCTTCTGTGAAGGATTTTTCTGTTCGGGTTTTGAGACGTGAATATATCGTTGTCCAAAGTTCTCCGACAATTTGGAAGGTCAAATGCAAGAACTGGTCGGAAGGTGGCAATTGTGGGTGGGGACTTCGAGCATCGTTCAAAAAAAGTTTAAGCTACTTCATGATTACAAAATATTGTGGTGATCACACATGCATGTCTACCGAAGTCGGTATAGATCACCACAACCTTGACGTAAACATGATAGCAAATACACTTTTGGGAATCGTACGTTGTGATCCTGCATACGAAATCAAATATGTGCGAGAagtattaaagaaaaatatggtTATGATATATCGTATGCTAAGGCATGGCGGAGTTTGA
- the LOC140805535 gene encoding uncharacterized protein has protein sequence MGALSKYNPGTVVEWKHLRPYDHPHKVLNFVFWAFRPCIDGFRHCRNVISVDGTHMYTKYKHKLLIAVTLDANNQVLPLEFALVDEENYESWHWFLGNVARHVTRGCTGVCLISDRHAGITSAVQDLPDFKPPLGVHRFCLRHVCSNFNSRFKNIHLKDLCWEAGIQHQVAKFNATMEAIKTNNAAAFTYLSNIPKEKWSLAHDGGWRRGIMTTNMSECINGVLKGARRLPITAIVEMSLQRCVNYFIQRRARSDKMLEKNQPWTDYAYSKFDMWSKKSIEHRVVRFDQRDKTASVATGGRSGRQHHVQAVNISTRECTCGKFTIFGIPCSHVICAAKWFGLNPAQLVQPWFTLSEYVNTYDGRFYPIHDEQYWDEPTFQLRHNGVRRQRRHAGRDRTTRIRNEMDQPSTRERQRGSKRFTIT, from the exons ATGGGAGCTTTGTCGAAGTACAATCCAGGAACTGTTGTAGAATGGAAGCATCTTCGACCGTATGACCATCCACATaaagttttgaactttgtgtttTGGGCATTCAGACCATGTATAGATGGTTTTCGACATTGTCGCAACGTAATCAGTGTAGACGGTACCCATATGTACACCAAATATAAGCACAAACTACTCATAGCAGTAACATTGGATGCTAATAACCAGGTTTTGCCGCTAGAATTTGCGCTTGTTGATGAAGAAAATTATGAGTCTTGGCATTGGTTCCTCGGTAATGTTGCACGACATGTTACCAGAGGGTGTACTGGTGTGTGCCTTATATCTGATAGACATGCGGGTATAACAAGTGCAGTTCAAGATCTCCCCGACTTCAAGCCTCCTCTTGGTGTTCATCGTTTCTGTTTGAGGCATGTTTGCTCTAATTTCAACAGCAGGTTCAAAAACATTCATTTGAAAGACTTATGTTGGGAAGCAGGGATACAACACCAAGTAGCAAAATTTAATGCGACAATGGAGGCAATTAAGACAAATAATGCAGCAGCTTTCACGTATTTGTCGAACATTCCAAAAGAAAAATGGTCATTAGCTCATGATGGTGGATGGCGACGAGGGATAATGACGACGAACATGTCCGAGTGTATTAATGGTGTGTTGAAAGGGGCGCGACGTCTTCCAATAACTGCGATAGTGGAGATGAGCTTACAGCGTTGCGTGAACTATTTCATTCAAAGGCGAGCTCGCAGTGATAAGATGCTGGAAAAAAATCAACCATGGACCGACTATGCATACTCTAAATTTGATATGTGGTCAAAGAAGTCAATTGAACATCGAGTAGTAAGATTTGACCAAAGGGATAAAACAGCATCCGTCGCGACAGGAGGAAGATCGGGTCGTCAACATCACGTACAAGCTGTGAACATTTCTACGCGTGAATGCACATGTGGTAAATTCACAATATTTGGAATTCCTTGTTCACATGTTATATGTGCAGCAAAATGGTTTGGTTTGAATCCCGCACAGCTTGTACAACCATGGTTTACATTGAGCGAATACGTGAACACATACGATGGAAGATTCTACCCTATTCATGATGAACAATATTGGGATGAACCTACGTTCCAATTACGCCACAATGGTGTTCGTCGACAAAGGAGGCATGCTGGTAGAGATCGCACGACACGCATAAGAAACGAGATGGATCAGCCATCAACGAGAGAGAGACAGCGTGGGAGTAAAAGATTTACAATAAC GTAG
- the LOC140805537 gene encoding serine/threonine-protein phosphatase 7 long form homolog, with product MAENTDNVLYLRDRHISTNINAENMDAIITPRRSDKCLWRLLNSGIHLRVRLCLARMGFYGIIQCGPIKYYGNHLLTAIVERWRRETHTFHLIVGEATITLQDVAFIWGLNIDGLPITGIDTAYNKHTLQQRCATWLGFTPTFSQIKGAHLYLTALLDHCLNNMITDQSTEEDVAQYSRCVALMIIGGCMFSDSEGAAVKLMYLQFLEDIELVNTYSWGSAVLAYLYRELCDTSMRLKADLCGPVQILQIWVWSRITLLCPDRAQEVSISQEQAADVLQDLPFPPYGARWRRAFSWTHTAHHSVRTMRDMLDRMVEGQFLWTVYAMESPEVGGILDGHRIHLCRSACALINFHIVEMHRPERCLRQFGMRQGIPPPATNFDNFHKLTRQGRNNFDWATYHKDFVEMWDNKYNFVIGGDYVLPGTPAITVDYVGWYHRISQIVLSPPVVPSNIMGYHPVDANYRDFITRPAHVQYRPMWTGNEFEPGPSSSNMTYTTPPVVSSFPSYDAGYYTPFAGSVTQFLQSDFQSSMNESRPRFNTSPIPFEQYSDTEWYEVGGNIADTSTSATQTITHGDDEQMLGRGRRVIRRPPCGTGGHRYHRR from the exons ATGGCTGAAAATACGGATAATGTGTTGTATTTGCGGGACAGACACATATCAACTAATATCAACGCTGAAAACATGGATGCAATAATTACGCCACGTCGATCTGACAAATGTCTTTGGAGATTGCTTAATTCTGGGATTCACCTCCGTGTCCGCCTATGTCTTGCACGCATGGGCTTCTATGGTATCATTCAGTGTGGTCCTATTAAATATTATGGTAATCATTTGCTTACAGCCATTGTAGAGAGATGGCGTCGTGAGACACACACATTTCACCTTATCGTGGGCGAGGCAACAATCACCCTGCAGGACGTTGCCTTTATTTGGGGGTTGAATATTGATGGCCTTCCCATCACTGGTATAGATACCGCGTACAATAAACATACTTTACAACAGCGATGCGCTACTTGGTTGGGTTTTACGCCTACGTTTTCTCAGATTAAAggtgcacatctttatctgacCGCTTTGCTAGACCATTGCCTTAATAATATGATTACTGATCAAAGCACTGAAGAGGACGTGGCACAATATTCTCGTTGTGTTGCGTTAATGATCATTGGTGGATGTATGTTTTCGGACTCGGAAGGTGCTGCCGTGAAACTTATGTATTTGCAGTTCCTTGAGGACATAGAATTAGTGAATACGTATAGCTGGGGTTCTGCTGTGTTGGCATATCTTTATAGAGAGTTGTGCGACACATCAATGAGACTGAAGGCCGATTTGTGTGGCCCAGTTCAGAtattgcag ATTTGGGTGTGGTCTAGAATTACTCTTCTTTGTCCTGATAGAGCGCAAGAGGTATCTATTTCACAAGAGCAGGCTGCGGATGTGCTTCAGGATCTACCATTCCCACCATACGGCGCACG GTGGAGACGCGCATTCTCTTGGACACACACGGCCCATCATTCGGTCCGTACAATGAGAGATATGCTTGACAGGATGGTAGAAGGGCAG TTTCTATGGACAGTTTATGCTATGGAGTCCCCGGAGGTTGGTGGGATTCTTGACGGCCATAGAATTCATCTATGTCGGTCGGCATGCGCATTGATCAATTTTCATATAGTTGAGATGCATAGACCAGAGCGGTGTCTCCGACAGTTTGGAATGCGTCAGGGTATTCCGCCACCTGCTACTAACTTCGACAATTTTCATAAACTGACGCGACAAGGCCGGAACAACTTCGATTGGGCGACATATCACAAAGATTTTGTAGAAATGTGGGATAACAAATATAATTTTGTGATTGGTGGGGATTATGTACTACCTGGTACACCCGCCATCACAGTGGACTATGTTGGTTGGTATCATCGCATTTCACAGATAGTGCTCTCGCCGCCAGTGGTACCTTCAAACATCATGGGCTACCATCCCGTTGATGCAAACTACCGAGATTTTATC ACACGCCCAGCTCATGTGCAATATCGACCGATGTGGACAGGAAATGAGTTTGAACCCGGGCCATCATCTTCAAATATGACATACACTACTCCGCCAGTGGTTTCAAGCTTTCCATCGTATGACGCTGGTTACTACACTCCATTTGCTGGAAGTGTTACACAATTTTTACAAAGTGACTTTCAATCGAGTATGAATGAGAGTCGGCCTAGATTTAACACGTCGCCCATACCGTTTGAACAATATTCTGATACAGAATGGTATGAGGTTGGTGGGAACATTGCCGATACAAGTACATCTGCAACACAAACAATTACGCATGGAGATGATGAACAGATGTTAGGTCGCGGACGTAGAGTAATCAGAAGACCGCCGTGTGGCACTGGGGGGCACCGTTACCATCGACGTTAA